One window of the Tissierellales bacterium genome contains the following:
- a CDS encoding phosphatase PAP2 family protein: MNEKTYEKITRPIYDHLHGVKILKTVNNIITRFVYSIYPIVLIILALNRDIRFWRVLLTPGISFVIVSVFRNYLNAPRPYEVLDIIPIINKDTKGKSFPSRHVFSIFIIAMAFYYISVPMGLVLMFLGIVLGVTRVLGGVHFPKDVIAGAIIGILCGIFGFFII, translated from the coding sequence GTGAATGAAAAGACTTATGAAAAAATAACAAGACCAATATATGATCATTTACATGGTGTGAAAATTCTTAAAACAGTTAATAATATTATTACTAGATTTGTATATAGTATATATCCAATTGTTCTTATTATACTAGCATTAAATCGTGACATAAGATTTTGGAGGGTATTACTTACTCCAGGAATTTCTTTCGTTATCGTAAGTGTGTTTAGAAATTATCTTAATGCTCCACGTCCTTATGAAGTATTGGATATTATCCCAATTATAAATAAAGATACTAAGGGAAAGTCATTTCCTTCTCGACATGTATTTTCTATTTTTATAATTGCAATGGCTTTTTATTATATTTCAGTGCCCATGGGGCTTGTCTTAATGTTTTTAGGTATAGTATTAGGAGTGACGAGAGTACTAGGCGGTGTACACTTTCCTAAGGATGTAATCGCTGGAGCTATTATTGGTATTCTCTGTGGCATATTTGGTTTTTTTATAATTTAA
- a CDS encoding YdiU family protein, with protein sequence MKTNIDKKVNMGWNFDNSYVHLPEKFYSKENPTPVRSPKLIIFNSTLAKSLGLDIHELQSNDGVSVLAGNSIPKGALPIAQAYAGHQFGHFTMLGDGRVLLIGEQITPRGKRFDVQLKGSGRTPYSRGGDGRATLGPMLREYIISEAMNGLGIPTTRSLAVVTTGESVIREAVLPGAVLTRIASSHIRVGTFQYISVYGNLEELQLLAEYTLKRHFPDVASAENRYHLLLKEVIKRQAELIAKWQLVGFIHGVMNTDNMTISGESIDFGPCAFMDTYDPATVFSSIDHYGRYAYGNQPQIAAWNLSRFAETLLPLIHHNKNEALKIVNEEITDFSKIYHYFWLNGMRAKLGMYNEELEDKSIIMELLSIMQKYNADFTNTFRALTIDELCDMELFDTNEFAHWKEKWQSRLNRQQESKEESKQLMRDNNPAIIPRNHRVEQVLEVAVKQGDYRAIEKFLNVLSDPYAYSDEQEEYSTLPPPSTRPYRTFCGT encoded by the coding sequence ATGAAGACTAATATAGATAAAAAGGTAAATATGGGATGGAATTTTGATAACAGCTATGTTCATCTACCTGAAAAATTTTATAGTAAGGAGAATCCAACTCCTGTACGCTCACCAAAGTTAATTATTTTTAACAGCACTCTAGCAAAGTCTCTAGGGCTAGACATCCATGAATTACAGAGCAATGATGGAGTATCAGTACTTGCCGGCAATAGCATTCCTAAAGGGGCTTTACCCATTGCACAGGCTTATGCGGGGCATCAATTTGGGCATTTTACAATGCTAGGTGACGGTCGAGTTTTGCTGATCGGTGAGCAGATTACTCCCAGGGGTAAGCGATTTGATGTTCAACTAAAAGGTTCCGGTAGAACACCATATTCACGAGGGGGAGATGGTAGAGCCACCTTAGGACCAATGCTTAGGGAATACATTATTAGCGAGGCAATGAATGGACTTGGTATTCCTACAACTCGAAGTTTGGCAGTTGTAACAACAGGAGAAAGTGTAATTCGTGAAGCAGTCCTACCTGGTGCCGTATTGACTAGGATAGCATCAAGTCATATTAGAGTTGGTACATTTCAATATATTTCAGTATATGGGAATCTTGAGGAATTACAGTTATTAGCTGAATATACATTAAAAAGACATTTTCCAGATGTTGCATCAGCTGAAAATAGATATCATCTATTACTTAAGGAAGTTATTAAAAGGCAAGCTGAATTAATTGCCAAATGGCAACTTGTTGGATTTATTCATGGTGTAATGAACACTGATAATATGACAATTAGTGGCGAATCTATTGACTTTGGGCCTTGTGCATTTATGGATACTTATGATCCAGCAACAGTATTTAGCTCAATTGACCACTATGGTCGTTATGCTTATGGTAATCAGCCACAAATTGCAGCATGGAATCTTTCTAGATTTGCAGAGACATTGTTGCCACTTATTCATCATAATAAGAATGAGGCATTGAAAATAGTTAATGAAGAGATTACAGATTTTTCTAAGATATACCACTATTTTTGGCTTAATGGAATGAGAGCAAAATTAGGGATGTATAATGAAGAATTAGAGGATAAATCTATTATTATGGAATTGCTTAGTATTATGCAGAAATATAATGCAGATTTTACTAATACTTTTAGAGCTTTAACTATTGATGAATTGTGTGACATGGAATTATTTGATACTAACGAATTTGCTCACTGGAAAGAGAAATGGCAGTCAAGGCTAAATAGGCAGCAAGAGTCGAAAGAAGAATCAAAACAGTTGATGAGAGACAACAATCCTGCTATAATTCCTCGTAATCATAGAGTAGAGCAAGTGTTGGAAGTGGCAGTAAAACAGGGAGACTATAGGGCAATAGAAAAATTTCTTAATGTTCTTTCTGATCCTTATGCATATTCTGATGAACAGGAAGAATATTCTACACTACCTCCTCCATCTACACGACCTTACAGAACATTTTGTGGGACTTAA